One region of Miscanthus floridulus cultivar M001 chromosome 19, ASM1932011v1, whole genome shotgun sequence genomic DNA includes:
- the LOC136525459 gene encoding transcription factor GHD7-like, with protein sequence MPILLVLFAPLCGGALVLVLTLGLTLVPACIEYCSDHLLAGGMVSGDIKQVPGALILVAGGLLSAAAAATVSAAQPSWQSNNDAGFPFCGGVFSERADFTQAAQPRQMTTGADHDKMLLQDASAMAKKRERERAKQRYNEKKKNRRFCKQIMYASRKARADTRKRVKGRFAKAQHDDDPQIHDSPSASTATVKETSI encoded by the exons atgccgatccttcttgttctttttgcccctctatgtggaggggccctcgtcttggtcctcacgcttggccttacCCTTGTCCCGGCCTGCATTGAATActgctctgaccacctcctcgccggaggcatggttagtggcgacatcAAGCAGGTcccgggtg CTCTTATCCTCGTCGCCGGCGGGCTGctgtcagcagcagcagcagctacagTGTCTGCTGCGCAGCCGTCTTGGCAGAGCAACAATGACGCCGGCTTCCCTTTCTGTGGCGGGGTGTTTTCGGAGAGGGCAGATTTCACGCAGGCGGCCCAGCCACGGCAGATGACGACGGGCGCAGACCATGACAAGATGCTGCTGCAGGATGCAAGTGCCATGGCCAAGaaacgagagagggagagggccaAACAAAGATATaacgagaagaaaaagaacagaaG GTTCTGCAAGCAGATCATGTATGCTTCTCGCAAGGCCAGAGCAGACACAAGAAAGCGAGTCAAAGGCCGCTTTGCAAAGGCTCAGCATGATGATGATCCCCAGATTCATGACAGCCCATCAGCATCTACAGCTACAGTGAAGGAGACAAGCATCTGA
- the LOC136529141 gene encoding uncharacterized acetyltransferase At3g50280-like: MPSPSPSPQLRVLSRRTVKPPPRPRPRPRIPLTTWDVSFLSADYIQKGLLYATPPFSTARLLDHLQTALAQALHAYYPVAGRFATDQHRDAHGNVLGCSVSIDCDGQGVDIVHAVADGVAVADVIPPDADVPRLVQSLFPLDGAVNHDGHHLPLFVVQVTELTDGVFLGFAYNHALSDGTALWRFINVWAGIARDSLSASPSASGPGEHKHAPAPPPMLERWSPDGLTTPTPPVVLPFPDLTGLIERLPPPPLRERMLQFSAHTLEALKDRAREELLAAGDAAGAAAVTKFQALSSLVWRCVTRARRLPPDQTTFCRAAINNRTRLHPQLPPEYFGNTVYAVATEAVTAADLLERGHGWATAAVGRAVAAHTDADIRARVAAWMASPVLYNLRYFDPNGIMMGSSPRFDMYGCDFGWGAPLAARSGKANKSDGKASLYPGQEGGGSIAAELVLTPEHMALLEQDDEFWAAVSPDKPCPPAGKN; the protein is encoded by the coding sequence ATGCCGTCCCCGTCGCCTTCGCCGCAGCTGCGGGTGCTGTCCAGGCGCACCGTcaagccgccgccgcgcccgcgcccgcgcccacgcatCCCGCTCACCACCTGGGACGTCTCCTTTCTCTCCGCCGACTACATCCAGAAGGGCCTCCTCTACGCCACGCCGCCCTTCTCCACGGCCCGCCTCCTCGACCACCTCCAGACCGCGCTCGCCCAGGCGCTCCACGCCTACTACCCCGTCGCCGGCCGCTTCGCCACGGACCAGCACCGCGACGCCCACGGCAACGTCCTCGGCTGCTCGGTCTCCATCGACTGCGACGGCCAGGGCGTCGACATCGTCCACGCCGTCGCCGACggcgtcgccgtcgccgacgTCATCCCGCCCGACGCCGATGTTCCGCGCCTCGTCCAGTCCCTCTTTCCCCTCGATGGCGCCGTCAACCACGACGGCCACCACCTCCCGCTGTTCGTCGTCCAGGTCACCGAACTCACCGACGGCGTCTTCCTCGGCTTCGCCTACAACCACGCGCTCTCCGACGGCACCGCCTTATGGAGATTCATCAACGTATGGGCGGGCATCGCGCGCGACAGCCTCTCTGCCTCCCCCTCGGCCTCGGGGCCGGGGGAGCACAAGCACGCTCCAGCTCCGCCGCCCATGCTGGAGCGCTGGTCCCCCGACGGCCTgacgacgccgacgccgccggTCGTGCTCCCGTTCCCCGACCTCACGGGGCTCATCGAGAGGCTGCCCCCGCCGCCGCTGCGCGAGCGCATGCTGCAGTTCTCGGCCCACACGCTGGAGGCGCTCAAGGACCGGGCGCGGGAGGAGCTCCTGGCGGCCGGGGACGCGGCCGGCGCGGCGGCCGTCACCAAGTTCCAGGCGCTCAGCTCGCTGGTGTGGCGCTGCGTCACCCGCGCGCGCCGCCTGCCGCCCGACCAAACAACCTTTTGCCGCGCCGCCATCAACAACCGCACGCGCCTCCACCCGCAGCTGCCGCCGGAGTACTTCGGGAACACCGTCTACGCCGTCGCCACGGAGGCCGTCACCGCGGCGGATCTGCTGGAGCGCGGACACGGCTGGGCGACGGCGGCCGTGGGCCGCGCGGTGGCGGCGCACACGGACGCTGACATCCGGGCGCGCGTCGCCGCGTGGATGGCCAGCCCCGTCCTCTACAACCTCAGGTACTTTGACCCCAACGGCATCATGATGGGCAGCTCGCCGCGCTTCGACATGTACGGCTGCGACTTCGGCTGGGGCGCGCCGCTGGCGGCGCGGAGCGGCAAGGCCAACAAGTCCGACGGCAAGGCGTCGCTGTACCCGGGGCAGGAGGGCGGCGGAAGCATCGCCGCGGAGCTGGTGCTGACGCCGGAGCACATGGCGCTGCTGGAGCAGGACGACGAGTTCTGGGCGGCCGTTTCGCCGGACAAGCCTTGTCCGCCGGCGGGGAAGAATTGA
- the LOC136525460 gene encoding uncharacterized protein yields MPGVSHHQGNRNLSGYARAWSAAHQGQECSNFTAFAMAHKGKASSDVSFNPDDPTEAYTNSSAYEKITEYTAAARSIHGPKYDPRTDNIDANTVMRIGQGKKHGRYWIGDSVIDTASTPTLSQIRAQSTIASSLPAIRSRPATTQHRVDTLQAQVEEANRRAQELELGLAVERDVREADKLAQEKRLVDIIAWMQTTTGAAMPPRLMGPPQPPHSATLPQSAGSNNPAQGTPNEQMFPSPSSAGWPHQGPLQ; encoded by the exons atgccaggtgtatcacaccatcaaggcaaccgcaaCCTCTCCGGATACGCCCGAGCATGG TCGGCGGCACATCAAGGCCAAGAGTGCTCCAACTTCACCGCATttgccatggcacacaagggcaaggcgtcgtccgacgtctccttcaacccagATGACCCGACCGAGGCGTACACAAACTCGAGCGCCTATGAGAAAATCACGGAGTACACAGCGGCGGCAAGGTCGATCCATGGGCCGAAGTACGATCCACGGACCGACAACATTGATGCAAACACCGTCATGAGGATtggacaaggcaagaagcatggccgctactggattggcgacagcgtgatcgacacggcctctactcccactctctcccagatccgagcacagagcacgatTGCCTCCTCACTCCCGGCGATACGCTCACGGCCAGCCActacacagcaccgggtcgacacactccag GCCCAGGTGGAAGAAGCAAACAGGAGGGCCCAGGAGCtggagctggggttggcggtcGAGCGGGACGTGCGGGAGGCCGACAAACTCGCCCAGGAGAAAAGGTTGGTGGACATTATTGCCTGGATGCAAACTACGACGGGTGCTGCTATGCCTCCTAGGTTAATGGGTCCACCTCAGCCTCCTCACTCCGCTACTCTA cctcagtcggcgggttcaaacaacCCAGCTCAGGGCACTCCGAACGAGCAGATGTTTCCTTCCCCATCATCAGCAGGATGGCCACATCAAGGGCCACTTCAGTGA
- the LOC136525461 gene encoding uncharacterized protein — protein MKAIAGSAGYASAYLAYPVALPLDPRDSGFDLNVRLEEDNNGNFAFDLNEPILEDHNDSGNVSTFSEFVVSFLTGFDLKLTLDEYGAVDFDYVQNLPEHAVESPVEVNHRRKDMIEEVTKQVYQALLATSKNGTLGKKDTRIVADQFGVHIRSVQRLWKRGKNQLAHNIPVVVHSQKKGRCGRKAVPLDLEQLRNIPLKQRMTIEDVSSKLGISKSRIQRYLKKCLLRCHSSSIKPYLTGANKKTRLKWCVDMIEQGLVGDPRFKDFFDFVFIDEKWFSLSQKYEKYYLLPEEDEPHHTYLGFFRAIQAIQYKKDAKTIKDLVPAVQQAFMEYSPRKANIIFVTLSVLKEAIKVKGCNNIKIPHMQKEKLEREDWLPLQISCEASLLAEAIASLPAN, from the exons ATGAAAGCTATTGCTGGATCTGCAGGGTATGCCAGTGCATACCTGGCATACCCTGTAGCTCTGCCCCTGGATCCAAGAGATTCTGGCTTTGATCTGAATGTTCGCTTAGAAGAAGATAATAACGGTAATTTTGCCTTCGATCTCAACGAACCAATATTGGAAGATCACAACGACAGTGGTAATGT CTCCACCTTTTCTGAGTTTGTTGTTTCCTTTTTGACAGGATTTGATTTGAAATTGACACTAGATGAATATGGTGCGGTTGACTTCGATTATGTACAAAACCTGCCTG AACATGCTGTTGAGTCTCCCGTTGAAGTAAACCATCGAAGGAAGGACATGATAGAAGAAGTCACAAAACAAGTGTACCAAGCATTGTTGGCTACAAGCAAGAATGGGACACTAGGCAAGAAAGATACAAGAATTGTTGCTGATCAATTTGGAGTACACATTCGATCAGTTCAGCGCTTATGGAAGCGAGGTAAAAACCAACTTGCTCATAACATTCCTGTTGTGGTTCATAGTCAAAAGAAGGGTAGATGTGGTCGTAAGGCAGTCCCTCTTGATTTGGAACAATTGCGCAACATTCCTCTCAAGCAAAGAATGACCATAGAAGATGTGTCTAGTAAACTTGGTATTAGCAAATCTAGGATACAAAGGTATTTGAAAAAATGTTTGCTTAGGTGccactctagtagcatcaaaCCGTACCTCACTGGTGCCAACAAGAAGACTCGGTTGAAGTGGTGTGTTGACATGATTGAGCAAGGTTTGGTTGGTGATCCAAGGTTTAaggatttttttgactttgtgttcattgatgaaaaATGGTTCTCCCTCTCTCAAAAATATGAGAAATACTACTTGCTACCCGAGGAAGATGAACCACATCACACTT ACTTGGGGTTTTTTAGAGCTATTCAAGCTATTCAATACAAGAAGGATGCAAAAACAATTAAAGATCTAGTTCCAGCCGTGCAACAG GCATTCATGGAGTATTCGCCGCGCAAAGCAAATATAATTTTTGTAACACTGAGTGTTTTGAAGGAAGCCATCAAGGTTAAAGGATGCAACAACATCAAGATTCCTCACAtgcaaaaagaaaaactagagagAGAAGATTGGCTGCCATTGCAAATCTCATGTGAAGCTTCCTTGCTAGCTGAAGCCATTGCTAGTCTCCCTGCAAATTAG